The Rhopalosiphum maidis isolate BTI-1 chromosome 4, ASM367621v3, whole genome shotgun sequence region AAAATTGTGTCTacgatgtataaaaatattaaaaatgtacctaccGGTGAGAAGGAGTAGGagtcaataaaatgtttagtcaCAGAAAGTCGTAAAAGGTATAGGAATCAATGTACAGATGCAGATCCTCCTCGACTACCGAGtaaaaccaaatattatattattattataataaaaaagtagaatgtatacatatattaccgTTATAACAGCCCCGGCCAAATGGTCAATCGCGGACGTTTTCAAAGTCGATCATGTTCGAATTTATTTCCAATCAACTTATCAAATGTCCTTTGTCGGGAAAACTCGATGACCAACGATAACATATTTGTATGAAACAGAATTTTCTcacatgaaaattattaaatctgaTAACCGAGctatacattttcttttagAGCAGTGTTTTCATTTAACAGACAGGTATCTAACTATTCtccaaattaaaatcaacttGTCAaagatattctattatatcacAAATTCACACTAGGTATTTATCAtgtgacaaaataataatatgttaattatttaatttttatttagattttataaattaattgtgaaaaacatttcaattttattatttatataaatacatttgttaataattatataggtaaaatctaaaggtaattaataataaaaaaaagtatggtGGAAGTTGATTCCCAAAGAAAAATCTTGTTAACGTAGATCTCAATATTCTCAATCTCCGCCAAAAATCTTTGGCCACCCTGCTATTACAGTAGTGCTATATAGAATTACTAAAACTCAAATCTTGCCACATTTACTGCTTATTAATATTCGGCCGACaagaaaatgtatgatagttgaAATAAATGGATACTGAATAGATAaacttataggtacctattataataatacaatgttttaagATTTTGCTAAAGattttaggtaggtacttctTTTGATCTCCCTACCACCGCCAGGGCCATATTTACCATTAGGCAGGATAGGCAACTGCCTATGGTCTCCGTTATTAGAGGGCCTcggatttttataaacttcgttttttttttttttagagtacTACTTTttcatcatataaaataaatataagaaacataatatttcaaaaaaataaaataattgatccaTATCaacgtaaaatgtaaattaaaataaaatgtacaagaaATCTATAGCCTGTAGagataaaaaatctataataacattataataattatgtttgtgaaaatgtataagtaaatactaaattgtaataaattattatttcgttttatacAACTTATTTGTGGAGGAGTCTGCGGGCCCTTTTACGCTACTGCTGTGGCTATATGTGCTACTGTTGACAATAAGAggccacattttttattttgtctaaGGCCACAAAATGCCTAAATCCCTAAGTATAGAATACgaatattattcgtttataacTAGTATAGAATACgaatattattcgtttataacTAGTATAGAATACgaatattattcgtttataacTAGTATAGAATACGAATATTATTGGTGTATACCTAATCACCGCAGCCCAAAATACCAacacagaataaattaattctagtACCAACAAGCAGCAACCACATCCAATTTTCTAACATAAACCAAcctcttaaaaatttaaacatttttctgcCTTTAAAGTAGATGTTATTGTCATTGCTCATAATCAAATGTATGatgaatacatacataataatatacctgtcAGCTATACATACCATAATTAACTTATATGGCGTAATATTTTTGCCTATTCAATACCTAAAGGTATTTTAAGTACACCATAGTTTTAAGTCCCATTTTTAggcataatacttatataacctAAAGACAAAAATGAggaattttaagttcaaaatatcattatcCTTAAGTCTTCCTAGCGAACACTCACCGGCTCTTCAATAGTtgcattgatatttttacatatactttggaaaatttaattacctattataatattatattatgtttggtgtaatagtattattctattataattacgtAGATCTCGTAGctcgtatttataaaatttatcatgagaaacatgattttttaattgtgtgaaatacatataagtatatacattttcaatcacttatacaactaaaatattaagttttaaattttatgaagtaaagatttaaaattaaatagtttatggtttattttaacattacctattaactgaatatttatgtGGATAATTTAATTCCTTGGGAACTtgctatatacatttttaagtattttactgttttatctACACAatcaatattacctatatgtctgtaatcaataattatatatttatatagtgtaaaatataatcctaaatatcaatgaaaattataaaatcgaaacattttattttcattaattttattcaaattaatcatTACATAACCGACCCATAAAATAAGTTCTAACATtgctttaacataaaattaacgaAAATTAACTAgttatctaaaatgtatataatatattattgtaatcaaattaatttatcataaatcataattataatgaatgtgtttatatgtaaaatgtattatctatattatatagcatagATATTATCCCcaataatcatttacttacatattattttgtttttaaaataggtacataacaaAATGtcgtaaattaatacattattaactttaagtttaataacctaaattgataaacatttatattaattttgaattatgttttttgtttatatacaaataacgtttaaaatattaatgcataataataataataataataataataataattggaacagtaaaaaaattatatgttcaaCAACAAAACTGGCACTAAAATAATGGgagaatatttagtttatgaaTTGTGAAGATGTGcactattacaatttatatttaatatttaatattaatacaaccgACATTTAAAATGACTGTTTTTTTACGATTGAGTAAATAGATTTTTCTTCACAAACATTATAAagacaacaaaattaataaacttcagtaataatttaagaagaaAATActttgtgtaatttattttaattatagaattaatttgtttaatagaaaaaaattgatcgcactatgtttattaagtacctccaaccatataatttttaaagtgaacCAAAAAGTAATTGACATTGAATAtacggaaaaaaaatgaataatttaagtaaaaataatttgaattgattACTGaccaaaattaatcaattgacattttttaattattctagcCTAATTATGCTATTAAATATCACAcaacagtttaaattaaaaatagtataatcttAGTATTATACTGATAGATGAActattaaaaccaaaaaataataaaaatatattattttgtttatatctcCATATTCAGTCCATAATGAAacacaaattgtttttgtaactTCTATGAACAAATAACCAAAATTAgagacattaatttttaattgcctGCCAATCACTATTCTTAatgttaaaatctattaaatgcAATTGCATTGAActcagaaataaaaattataattaaaagaaaatgtagacaaggttaaaaatgttattctttTGATATCAATTGTATGATGAAACTtctaatacacaataaaatgttacaataGTTAACAGAACTGTTGTTTGGTTATTATTGGGCACAGTTGCTTAAATGTAAGGAcgccaaatttttataataattaaaaggttTGAAACATATCTTCttgaattaaaagtaaaaatataaaaactgtaaatatgTGATGTGTCAACAAcaagaaattaataaacaaaaaaataaaataaatatgttaaactaCTAACAtgcaaaaaacattattttctccGAAACATTTCAAAAGTGTAATTCTTAACATGTATTATTCTccacatacaataattatataaaatcaattgtaaATGTTCATCTAAGCCTTTTGTGTTTTTTACCCACAAACACTTAATGTGCTAACATTTGTTGTTCATGATGTCCCAAACGGcgctcaataataaaaatattctttttttcttttgatataTCAGCACCAACAAGACGCTCCCACGTGCTCATTGAATGTACTTGTCCATTGTAAATGTCTTCAATAAGGTTGCTatacaataaaagtaaaatattatctcataATAgcgatataaaataagttgatTTACCTGAGAGTACAATGTGTTTGGTGGATTGTAAAACGATGTGACAGTACGGTCACCTTGATATGTTGAATCCTGTGAAAGTAATCCATCCATTTGTGAATGAAACTCACCCATCATGTAACTATCTTGGGATAGATCAGGCTGAGATAATCCAGGTTGAGAAAGACTGAACCCAGGTTGAGACATACTCTGAAAAATGCACATGTAAGTTAAAGCAGCttagaatttgtaatatagattattatataatacaacagataaacaatatcaatacaataatttataactcgttattttaatttggattTGGCTCAACAGTGGCAAGCAGAGataaacaataactatttacTCGACTCCTGCTGCTTAACACTACTAGCAAGCCAAatccaaattaatataaagagTGATAAATAACTTCATTGTTGCTATCTATTtggtgttattaattaatctattatatgcgagtgcaaaataaataaataaataatacctgtGACATATTCTGACTGTATGGCTGAGAAACATCTTGAGTAATTGCTTGACTGAGTGGTGAAGCACTAATTCCattcgatttttgatttttttgatttggttTGGTTTTCAAACGACCACTAGTCATTGGTAAACGATTAGTACGTATATTCTGGCGAtctgtacaaaaattatatttaagaaactAACTCAATGATATAGGTACCACACACAAATATggataaaattactaaaagataaaaattatttataaaatactaaatagataaACTTACTTTGTACAGATTGTTGATTAAAGAATCGGGGAGCCATTGAATTCATATTCATCACCATACCAACAGGTATCCCGCCAATTTGTGGTTGAGATCTGGAGTCTGgtgtaataaatgttaatggaTCGTGATTACGTGTATATAAATCTAAACCCATTCCAACTGCAGGacctataaatacaaaaatatttaagattatattaaCCCTTTGAAGAGAAGAAAAATCATTAAGTTATGAAGTTctaaatttactaattaaaatttatttttacaaacaagATGAACtgaaagataatttataatacctggCCCAGGTCTTGGGAAGTATTGAGGTGTACCATGACTATTGGGTACATTTCCTTGATTGCTACGATCATAAACACTACCAGGAATCAAAGCTTCACGAGCATCATACATATGAGTTGTCATGAAATGTGATCCTGGATTAGCTGCATTCACCAATTGTTTAGGTTTAGACAATTGAATAAGAGACTctttcaaattattcaatgGTCCTTCTACCAATACATTATttgctttataataattcaatagatGATTCCATAATTgttgctaaaataaaattccaatTAGTTATAAGGAAAAACAatgagtaaattattttctatacttttGATAAAACTTTTGGATTTCCAACTATCAATATGCCATATTTAGCTCTAGTCAAAGCAACATTTAATCGCCTGGGATCATTGAGAAAACCAATTCCCTGGTGTTCATTGGAACGCACACATGACATAATAATCAAATCTTTTTCTCGGCCCTGAAATGCATCAACACTAGCAATTTCGATTTCTTGATACACTTTAGCTGGAAGAGGGGCTTGATACTGCATGtattgtacctaaataaacaatacaacattataacatttatattacataatatattataatatctaaaattaaaaaaatcattaacacGTTAACTACTATATGACTGCAGTCATCTGTAATTTTTGAGTTTTGTATCTTTGTAACTGTCGACACATATAGCTAATCATTACTATTACACCACATGACTACCGGCAACCATAAatgaatatagttttaaattattaacttttctatggcactacaataatatactaaaaaaaagcaCAGTAATGCATAGCGGGATTAATTACAATTCATTGTATGCAataaacatgttatttttatttttaaagtataatagtataacaaaTTAGGAATAGtatggaaaaatatgtttggcgAGCTGATAAACCATATAGTATAACCACCAGTGGTCATATGGCAGTTAACAggttaataaacttttaacttaCCAAGTATGCACGTTGTCCTTCATATGGTGTGATAATTCCTATTTGATCAGGTTTTACACCACATCTCAAAAACCTGGTAGcaattttttcaacattagCGGCTTCTgttctatttaaatatgacgTTCCTGAACCTGCTATTTCTTCTTGGCCTTGTGtcacataaaataacattggTTTATCGGCCACTGGCCAAGGAAACTCAATTTTGCTTAATTTCCTATCATCTACAtacacagaataataataaattaaaacactagATTACACTAGATATGATAGATGTTATTACCAGCACAAACTCCATTTTGCAATGAACCTTCATAGAAGAAATTTGAAGGAAACCGTGAAAGTTCTGGATGCATTCTATACTGAACTTCCAACCGAAATGGACGAATACCCAATACTACAAGACGCTCAAAAAGAGATTGACTCAATCCAGCTCTAGCAGCTTTTTTACACATTACTACAGGTCCAAGTTGGCAATGGTCTCCAaccaaaattaacttaaaatagacaaataaaaataaataatcaaaatataaaaagtaattattattttaattacctgtTTTACTCCAAGCACAACCGGTACCATACATTCAGGTTCTGTAGCTTGCATGCTTTCATCTATCAAGAtagaatgaaatttaaatcgtACTAAACGTGGATCTCCGGCTCCAACACATGTAGTGCAAATTACATCTGCAGCTTTGAGTAATTCTCGCTCAGCTGCTTTTTTCAGAGCACGATACCTCTTTTCATCAGCCATTGACAATTCACCAGTTTCATCTTTTAACTGTTGGAACTTTTGGAGCTCAACATTACtaaacaaagaaaataatattagtacatacaaatttgcaattctaaaaatataataaaatcaattaccaTGACATCTTCCGGACCTGGTTATGAAGAGCTAAAAATGAAACTGGAGAATCAATAGCTTCACGAGATTTAGCACAAACACGGACAACctaaaatcaattacattaataaaaactatagttaACTGAAACTAAAATATCATACTTTTAAACCAGTTCTATGAATTTTTTCTGTTAGTTGATCCACTGCGATATTTGAAGGAGCACATACCAATACTGGTCCACCATTAATCTTCACTAACTGGTAAACAATTGTAGCAGAAGTCACAGTTTTACCAGTTCCTGGAGGTCCTTGGATTAAA contains the following coding sequences:
- the LOC113548634 gene encoding regulator of nonsense transcripts 1, which encodes MSVDTYGPSSQNLTFLETEEADMIGADTQGSEFEFTDFTLPSQSQPPMSQLDSSSSTHRMQLLCNKTDKDDTNVITVTKKIGELQFEDEEEDSFFTKELPYYACKYCGIHDPGCVVMCNICKKWFCNGRGNTSGSHIINHLVRAKHKEVTLHKDGPLGETVLECYSCGVKNVFVLGFIPAKADSVVILLCRQPCSTQNALKDMNWDQEQWKPLIADRCFLTWLVKVPNDTDQLRSRHVSATQIAKLEELWKDNNEATINDLDKPGVDEEPQIVLLRYEDGFQYQNVFGPLVKLEADYDKRLKESQTQENITVRWDVGLNKKAIAYFHLAKTDGDMRLMHGDELRLRLTGENPWAGIGHVIKIPDNYGEDVGLELKINNGVPTEITSNYVVDFIWKSTSFDRMQCSLKRFATDESSVSSYIYHRLLGHEFDDLMFRSHMPKHFSAPNLPDLNRSQVYAVKHAVQRPLSLIQGPPGTGKTVTSATIVYQLVKINGGPVLVCAPSNIAVDQLTEKIHRTGLKVVRVCAKSREAIDSPVSFLALHNQVRKMSCNVELQKFQQLKDETGELSMADEKRYRALKKAAERELLKAADVICTTCVGAGDPRLVRFKFHSILIDESMQATEPECMVPVVLGVKQLILVGDHCQLGPVVMCKKAARAGLSQSLFERLVVLGIRPFRLEVQYRMHPELSRFPSNFFYEGSLQNGVCADDRKLSKIEFPWPVADKPMLFYVTQGQEEIAGSGTSYLNRTEAANVEKIATRFLRCGVKPDQIGIITPYEGQRAYLVQYMQYQAPLPAKVYQEIEIASVDAFQGREKDLIIMSCVRSNEHQGIGFLNDPRRLNVALTRAKYGILIVGNPKVLSKQQLWNHLLNYYKANNVLVEGPLNNLKESLIQLSKPKQLVNAANPGSHFMTTHMYDAREALIPGSVYDRSNQGNVPNSHGTPQYFPRPGPGPAVGMGLDLYTRNHDPLTFITPDSRSQPQIGGIPVGMVMNMNSMAPRFFNQQSVQNRQNIRTNRLPMTSGRLKTKPNQKNQKSNGISASPLSQAITQDVSQPYSQNMSQSMSQPGFSLSQPGLSQPDLSQDSYMMGEFHSQMDGLLSQDSTYQGDRTVTSFYNPPNTLYSQQPY